From one Stigmatella aurantiaca genomic stretch:
- a CDS encoding M13 family metallopeptidase, producing MSLKLLARAVWAPGALSALLLTGCATSPQQPPPPPPPAAEAPAPQATKPSGVEKKNFDTSVRPQDDFYRYVNGGWAQATQIPADRARYGTFIELVDKSEAALKDIIEEAAAAKDKKAGSDTQKVGDLYQSFMDTQRIESLGLEPIRADLQKLSELKSVDGLPEVFAKLNREGVQAPLALFVGQDAKDATRYIVYVTQSGLGLPDRDFYFKQEPRFAEMRTAYQAYVEKLLTLGGEKNATAAAKAILDLETKLAGKSWERARNRDREATYNLKSVAELEKLTPGFSWSRYLKAVGAEKTPGVIVRQPDFFQAMVATMKATPLPVIRQYLRFKVLDAYAPLMNQEFEQTHFAFRGKTLQGQQEIRPRWKRGVETVEGGMGEAVGQLYVARHFSPESKKRMEQLVANLREAFKQGIDQLDWMSPATKAQAQDKLSKFTVKIGYPEEWRDYSKLEIAAGDLVGNVRRSSVFEFQRDLDKLGKPIDRKEWGMTPQMVNAYYNSSLNEIVFPAAILQPPFFNPEADDAVNYGAIGGVIGHEISHGFDDQGSRSDGDGNLRDWWTAEDQAAFKKRTGMLVAQYSSFNPIDTMKVNGELTLGENIGDLSGLTVALRAYQLSQKDQAAPVIDGFTGNQRFFLGWGQVWRTLFRDEYLRQMLVTDPHSPGPFRVNGVVRNMPEFYEAFGVKEGDGAWLPPEQRVKIW from the coding sequence ATGAGCCTCAAGCTTCTTGCCCGCGCCGTCTGGGCCCCTGGTGCGCTCAGCGCCCTGCTCCTCACGGGCTGCGCCACCTCGCCGCAGCAGCCGCCCCCCCCGCCCCCGCCCGCCGCCGAGGCGCCCGCCCCCCAGGCCACCAAGCCCAGCGGTGTGGAGAAGAAGAACTTCGACACCTCCGTGCGGCCCCAGGATGACTTCTACCGCTACGTCAACGGCGGGTGGGCCCAGGCCACGCAGATTCCCGCCGACCGCGCCCGCTACGGCACCTTCATCGAGCTGGTGGACAAGAGCGAGGCCGCCCTCAAGGACATCATCGAGGAGGCCGCCGCCGCGAAGGACAAGAAGGCGGGCTCCGACACGCAGAAGGTGGGCGACCTGTACCAGAGCTTCATGGACACCCAGCGCATCGAGTCGCTGGGCCTGGAGCCCATCCGCGCGGACCTCCAGAAGCTGTCCGAGCTGAAGAGCGTGGACGGGCTGCCCGAGGTGTTCGCCAAGCTCAACCGCGAGGGCGTGCAGGCCCCGCTGGCGCTGTTCGTGGGCCAGGATGCCAAGGACGCCACGCGCTACATCGTCTACGTCACCCAGAGCGGCCTGGGCCTTCCGGACCGCGACTTCTACTTCAAGCAGGAGCCCCGCTTCGCCGAGATGCGCACCGCGTATCAGGCCTACGTGGAGAAGCTGCTCACGCTCGGCGGGGAGAAGAACGCCACCGCGGCGGCCAAGGCCATCCTGGACCTGGAGACGAAGCTCGCGGGCAAGAGCTGGGAGCGCGCGCGCAACCGCGACCGCGAGGCCACCTACAACCTCAAGAGCGTGGCGGAGCTGGAGAAGCTCACCCCGGGCTTCTCCTGGAGCCGGTACCTGAAGGCCGTGGGCGCCGAGAAGACGCCGGGCGTCATCGTCCGCCAGCCGGACTTCTTCCAGGCCATGGTGGCCACGATGAAGGCCACACCGCTGCCGGTCATCCGCCAGTACCTGCGCTTCAAGGTGCTGGATGCGTACGCCCCGCTGATGAACCAGGAGTTCGAGCAGACGCACTTCGCCTTCCGCGGCAAGACGCTGCAGGGCCAGCAGGAGATCCGTCCCCGCTGGAAGCGCGGCGTGGAGACGGTGGAGGGCGGCATGGGCGAGGCCGTGGGCCAGCTCTATGTGGCGCGCCACTTCAGCCCCGAGTCCAAGAAGCGCATGGAGCAACTCGTGGCCAACCTGCGCGAGGCCTTCAAGCAGGGCATCGACCAGCTCGACTGGATGAGCCCCGCCACCAAGGCCCAGGCCCAGGACAAGCTATCGAAGTTCACCGTGAAGATCGGCTACCCGGAAGAGTGGCGCGACTACTCCAAGCTGGAGATCGCCGCTGGGGACCTCGTCGGCAACGTCCGCCGCTCCAGCGTGTTCGAGTTCCAGCGGGACTTGGACAAGCTGGGCAAGCCCATCGACCGCAAGGAGTGGGGCATGACGCCGCAGATGGTGAATGCCTACTATAACTCCTCGCTCAACGAGATCGTCTTCCCGGCCGCCATCCTCCAGCCCCCGTTCTTCAACCCCGAGGCGGATGACGCGGTGAACTACGGCGCCATCGGCGGAGTCATCGGCCACGAGATCAGCCACGGCTTCGACGACCAGGGCAGCCGCTCGGATGGCGACGGCAACCTGCGCGACTGGTGGACCGCCGAGGACCAGGCGGCCTTCAAGAAGCGCACCGGCATGCTGGTGGCGCAGTACAGCAGCTTCAACCCCATCGACACGATGAAGGTGAACGGCGAGCTGACGCTGGGCGAGAACATCGGCGACCTGAGCGGCCTCACGGTGGCCTTGCGCGCCTACCAGCTGTCGCAGAAGGACCAGGCCGCCCCGGTCATCGACGGCTTCACCGGCAACCAGCGCTTCTTCCTGGGCTGGGGCCAGGTGTGGCGCACGCTCTTCCGGGACGAGTACCTGCGGCAGATGCTGGTGACGGACCCGCACTCGCCGGGCCCGTTCCGCGTCAACGGCGTGGTGCGCAACATGCCCGAGTTCTACGAGGCCTTCGGCGTGAAGGAGGGCGACGGCGCGTGGCTGCCACCCGAGCAGCGCGTGAAGATCTGGTAG
- a CDS encoding M28 family peptidase — translation MPSPLLPSLLLGLSLAGAPAPAPAPPAEAERLVATFLGDTPLLRDLQSLTDEIGGRATGSPANLRSVDWALARFREAGIPARKESFTMPALWLERSARATVKGPGLLFSPRVAAMPFSTGTPPAGVSAPLRDVGPGSEKDFQALGAKAQGAFLLVETRLLTNIEDLFREYGEAADIEKRAFAAGARGVVYMGSRPGNQLYRHNVSVGERNTRPMLVMERDGALRALRLLRGGAALTLTTVLDIQSGPAYESQNVIGELRGTTRPEEVVVLGAHLDSWDLGTGALDNGANVALLIDVARQMHRLGLKPARTLRFALWNGEEQGMYGSWGYTKTHAAELDRHTVAASFDIGCGRITGFFTGGRPGLPALVDQALAPVKGLGPFTQVDEPIVGTDNFDFMLHGVPNLVANQEPALYGPNYHARSDELDKCDPLQLRLNAATVAALAWGFAQMDTALPRQSRAEVEALIGATDLRQQMKEDVYEDWVQGRRGRQP, via the coding sequence GTGCCCTCCCCCCTGCTCCCCTCCCTCCTCCTCGGCCTCTCGCTGGCCGGGGCCCCTGCCCCTGCTCCCGCCCCGCCCGCCGAGGCGGAGCGTTTGGTGGCCACCTTTCTCGGGGACACGCCCCTGCTGCGGGACTTGCAGTCCCTGACCGATGAGATTGGCGGCCGGGCCACGGGCTCTCCCGCCAACCTGCGCTCGGTGGACTGGGCCCTGGCGCGCTTCCGGGAAGCCGGCATCCCCGCGCGCAAGGAGTCCTTCACGATGCCCGCCCTGTGGCTGGAGCGCTCGGCGCGCGCCACCGTGAAGGGCCCGGGCCTCCTCTTCTCGCCCCGCGTGGCCGCCATGCCCTTCTCCACCGGGACGCCCCCGGCGGGGGTGAGCGCGCCCCTGCGGGACGTGGGCCCGGGCTCCGAGAAGGACTTCCAGGCGCTCGGGGCCAAGGCCCAGGGGGCGTTCCTGCTCGTGGAGACGCGGCTGCTGACGAACATCGAGGATCTCTTCCGCGAGTACGGCGAGGCCGCGGACATCGAGAAGCGGGCCTTCGCGGCGGGCGCCCGGGGCGTGGTCTACATGGGCTCACGGCCCGGCAATCAGCTCTACCGGCACAACGTGTCCGTGGGCGAGCGCAACACGCGGCCCATGCTCGTCATGGAGCGCGATGGGGCCCTGCGCGCGCTGCGGCTGCTGCGCGGCGGCGCGGCGCTGACGCTGACCACCGTGCTCGACATCCAGTCCGGCCCCGCCTACGAGAGCCAGAACGTCATCGGCGAGCTTCGCGGCACCACGCGGCCCGAGGAAGTCGTGGTCCTCGGCGCCCACCTGGACTCGTGGGACCTGGGCACGGGGGCGCTGGACAATGGGGCCAACGTGGCCCTGCTCATCGATGTGGCGCGGCAGATGCACCGGCTCGGGCTCAAGCCCGCGCGCACCCTTCGCTTCGCCCTGTGGAATGGCGAGGAGCAGGGCATGTATGGCTCGTGGGGCTACACGAAGACGCACGCCGCGGAGCTGGACCGGCACACCGTGGCGGCCTCCTTCGACATCGGCTGCGGGCGCATCACCGGCTTCTTCACCGGGGGCCGCCCCGGGCTGCCCGCCCTGGTGGACCAGGCCCTGGCGCCCGTGAAGGGACTGGGCCCGTTCACCCAGGTGGATGAGCCCATTGTCGGCACGGACAACTTCGACTTCATGCTGCACGGGGTGCCCAACCTCGTGGCCAACCAGGAGCCCGCGCTCTACGGCCCCAACTACCACGCCCGCTCGGATGAGCTGGACAAGTGCGACCCGCTCCAGCTCCGGCTCAACGCGGCCACCGTCGCGGCGCTCGCCTGGGGCTTCGCCCAGATGGACACGGCGCTGCCCCGGCAGTCCCGCGCCGAGGTGGAAGCGCTCATCGGCGCCACGGACCTGCGCCAGCAGATGAAGGAGGACGTCTACGAGGACTGGGTCCAGGGCAGGCGCGGCCGGCAGCCGTGA
- a CDS encoding antibiotic biosynthesis monooxygenase, with protein MSQSLLVVHVHVHVKPEHVEPFREATLANARQSVKEPGIARFDVIQDSEDRTRFVLVEVYRTAQAPAAHKETAHYLTWRDTVAPMMAEPRTSKKYVNCFPDDAGW; from the coding sequence ATGTCCCAGAGTCTGCTGGTGGTCCACGTCCATGTCCACGTGAAGCCCGAGCACGTGGAGCCTTTCCGGGAGGCCACGCTGGCCAACGCCCGGCAGAGCGTGAAGGAGCCGGGCATCGCGCGCTTCGACGTCATCCAGGACTCGGAGGACCGGACGCGCTTCGTGCTCGTCGAGGTGTACCGGACGGCGCAGGCGCCGGCGGCGCACAAGGAGACGGCGCACTACCTCACGTGGCGCGACACCGTGGCGCCGATGATGGCCGAGCCGCGCACGAGCAAGAAGTACGTCAACTGCTTCCCAGACGATGCGGGGTGGTGA
- a CDS encoding DUF4846 domain-containing protein, with protein MTRRFLLCLLLASVWLPTRAAASSHLPTPEERARYPWLSASVPVRTLEATFPPPAGYTRLEVAPDTFAAWLRGLPLRPPGTPVQDFQGGGILAGTDGRLAAVAELDVGTADLQQCADSILRLHAEWLWATNQKARIAYRFTSGHLASWSAYAAGDRPRISGSKVTWERKAPASSTRATFRAYLDLVFTYAGTLSLQAEKNRPGREDVRPGDFFVTGGSPGHTVLVLDVAQDVKGRRIALIGQGFTPAQDFHVLSPGRQGPWFSLEDPEVATPFWKPFPWTSLRRFAAPAK; from the coding sequence ATGACCCGGCGCTTCCTGCTCTGCCTTCTGCTCGCAAGCGTGTGGCTCCCAACGCGCGCGGCGGCCTCCTCGCACCTGCCCACGCCCGAGGAGCGCGCACGCTACCCCTGGCTGTCCGCCTCCGTCCCCGTGCGCACCCTGGAGGCCACGTTCCCCCCCCCCGCCGGGTACACGCGCCTGGAGGTGGCGCCGGACACGTTCGCGGCCTGGCTGCGCGGCCTGCCGCTGCGCCCCCCGGGCACGCCCGTCCAGGACTTCCAGGGCGGCGGCATCCTCGCGGGCACGGACGGACGCCTGGCGGCGGTGGCCGAGCTGGACGTGGGCACCGCGGACCTCCAGCAGTGCGCCGACTCCATCCTCCGGCTCCATGCCGAGTGGCTGTGGGCCACGAACCAGAAGGCCCGCATCGCCTACCGCTTCACCAGCGGCCACCTGGCCTCCTGGAGCGCGTACGCGGCGGGAGACCGGCCACGCATCTCGGGCTCGAAGGTGACGTGGGAGCGCAAGGCCCCCGCCTCCAGCACCCGCGCCACGTTCCGCGCCTACCTGGACCTGGTCTTCACCTACGCGGGGACGCTGTCGCTCCAGGCCGAAAAAAACCGTCCGGGCCGTGAGGACGTGCGGCCCGGGGACTTCTTCGTGACGGGGGGCAGCCCGGGCCACACGGTGCTCGTGCTGGACGTGGCGCAGGATGTCAAAGGCCGGCGCATCGCGTTGATCGGCCAGGGCTTCACGCCCGCCCAGGACTTCCACGTCCTGTCCCCGGGCCGCCAGGGCCCCTGGTTCTCCTTGGAGGACCCGGAGGTGGCCACGCCCTTCTGGAAACCCTTCCCCTGGACGTCCCTGCGCCGGTTCGCGGCGCCTGCAAAATAG
- a CDS encoding RBBP9/YdeN family alpha/beta hydrolase codes for MPPLLILPGYGNSGPQHWQSQWERVFPEARRVQQRDWEQPSLEAWVAALDAAIAACAEPPMLAAHSLGVSTVAHWAARHVRPVRGALLVAPPDLAQPNVPEVCRAFAPVPRQRLPFRSILVASRDDPYASFESSEGMARDWGCRLEDVGRTGHINSDSGLGEWPAGQALLRELSQPGPA; via the coding sequence ATGCCCCCATTGCTCATCCTCCCCGGTTACGGGAACTCGGGTCCCCAGCACTGGCAGAGCCAGTGGGAACGCGTTTTTCCCGAGGCCCGCCGCGTCCAACAGCGCGACTGGGAGCAGCCCTCGCTCGAGGCCTGGGTGGCCGCGCTGGATGCGGCCATCGCCGCGTGTGCCGAGCCGCCCATGCTGGCCGCGCACTCCCTGGGGGTGAGCACCGTGGCGCACTGGGCGGCACGCCACGTCCGGCCGGTGCGGGGGGCCTTGCTGGTGGCGCCTCCGGACCTGGCACAGCCCAACGTGCCCGAGGTATGCCGGGCGTTCGCGCCCGTTCCGCGCCAGCGCCTGCCCTTCCGGTCCATTCTCGTCGCTTCGCGGGATGACCCCTATGCCTCGTTCGAGAGCTCCGAGGGCATGGCTCGGGACTGGGGCTGCCGGCTGGAAGACGTGGGGCGCACGGGACACATCAACTCTGACTCGGGGTTGGGCGAGTGGCCCGCGGGGCAGGCCCTGCTGCGCGAGCTGAGCCAGCCCGGCCCCGCTTGA
- a CDS encoding STAUR_1299 family protein, producing MSDTETFLGLAFSKAPAAEANSAMARIREEQDGEFAEATSYEFMLPDGNIRPFLLERLLPRLVDYLETKGAKLPGCGRVFLSVFSGDTLYFIHARDAVRQLSEWSGLSIEELRRRYRS from the coding sequence ATGAGCGACACGGAGACCTTCCTGGGGCTCGCCTTCTCCAAGGCCCCTGCCGCCGAGGCCAACAGCGCCATGGCCCGGATCCGGGAAGAGCAGGACGGGGAGTTCGCCGAGGCCACCAGCTACGAGTTCATGCTCCCGGATGGGAACATCCGTCCCTTCCTGCTGGAGCGTCTCCTGCCACGGCTCGTGGACTACCTGGAGACCAAGGGCGCGAAGCTGCCCGGGTGTGGACGGGTGTTTCTCTCCGTGTTCTCTGGAGACACGCTGTACTTCATCCACGCCCGGGACGCGGTGCGGCAGCTCTCCGAGTGGAGTGGCCTCTCCATCGAGGAGCTGCGGCGCCGCTACCGTTCCTGA
- a CDS encoding alpha-amylase family glycosyl hydrolase translates to MRPTRALCLLTALTWTACATNPSGGEPGGGKPPPGSRAEIEPVAGTEWYRKAVVYEVFVRSFQDSNGDGKGDLPGLISRLDYLNDGNPETHDDLGVDALWLMPVFVSPSYHGYDVVDYERIHPDYGTLQDFERMCEEAHRRGMRVIMDFVVNHSSVQHPWFVESASSPSSPKRDWYIWGPRDAGWKQPWDPFSSSPTWHLKNGAYYYGVFWSGMPDLNMRTPALREEVKRLASLWLARGVDGFRLDAARYLIETGGGAGQYDTAETHAFWKELSAHVRQVKPDAVLVGENWSTTPNIATYYGATGEVPGGDELPLNFNFPLSEQLMAGLNANNAALIASKLVEMGSVYPAGVSDAPMLTNHDMVRSATQLGFNAGRKASAVALLLTLPGTPFLYYGEEVGLANGTTNNDEAKRTPMPWEGTPQGGFTTGTPWFGFAPGHTAGDNVAAQTGVEDSLLSRYRKLIQVRHATEALSRGGLQVLSATTGQATTLAFVRTLGDTQVLVVHNVSDSGASVGPLALPGTTAEVLFADPQVGSLTRAADGWQVSLSGRGTGIWRLQP, encoded by the coding sequence ATGCGCCCCACCCGAGCCCTGTGTCTCCTCACCGCGTTGACCTGGACGGCCTGTGCCACGAATCCCTCCGGCGGAGAGCCCGGAGGGGGCAAGCCGCCGCCCGGGAGCCGGGCCGAGATCGAACCCGTGGCGGGCACCGAGTGGTACCGCAAGGCCGTCGTCTACGAGGTGTTCGTCCGCAGCTTCCAGGACTCGAACGGGGACGGGAAGGGGGACCTGCCGGGCCTCATCTCCCGCCTGGACTACCTCAACGACGGCAACCCGGAGACGCATGACGACCTGGGCGTGGACGCGCTGTGGCTGATGCCCGTGTTCGTCTCGCCCAGCTACCACGGCTATGACGTGGTGGACTACGAGCGCATCCACCCGGACTACGGCACCCTCCAGGACTTCGAGCGCATGTGCGAGGAGGCCCACCGCCGCGGCATGCGCGTCATCATGGACTTCGTCGTCAACCACTCGAGCGTGCAGCACCCGTGGTTCGTGGAGTCCGCCTCCTCGCCCAGCTCGCCCAAGCGGGACTGGTACATCTGGGGGCCGCGTGACGCGGGCTGGAAGCAGCCCTGGGACCCGTTCTCCTCCTCGCCCACCTGGCACCTGAAGAACGGCGCCTACTACTACGGCGTGTTCTGGAGCGGCATGCCGGACCTGAACATGCGCACCCCGGCCCTGCGCGAGGAGGTGAAGCGCCTGGCCTCCCTGTGGCTCGCGCGCGGGGTGGATGGCTTCCGGCTGGACGCGGCGCGCTACCTCATCGAGACGGGGGGCGGGGCGGGGCAGTACGACACGGCGGAGACGCACGCCTTCTGGAAGGAGCTGTCCGCGCACGTGCGGCAGGTGAAGCCGGACGCGGTGCTGGTGGGGGAGAACTGGAGCACCACGCCCAACATCGCCACCTACTACGGGGCCACCGGCGAGGTGCCTGGGGGCGACGAGCTGCCGCTGAACTTCAACTTCCCGCTCTCGGAGCAGTTGATGGCGGGCCTCAACGCCAACAACGCCGCCCTCATCGCCTCGAAGCTGGTGGAGATGGGCAGCGTGTACCCCGCGGGCGTCAGTGACGCGCCCATGCTGACCAACCACGACATGGTCCGCAGCGCCACGCAGCTGGGCTTCAACGCGGGGCGGAAGGCCAGCGCGGTGGCGCTGCTGCTCACCCTGCCGGGCACGCCCTTCCTCTACTACGGCGAGGAGGTGGGCTTGGCCAACGGCACCACGAACAACGACGAGGCCAAGCGGACGCCGATGCCCTGGGAGGGGACGCCCCAGGGCGGCTTCACCACGGGCACGCCGTGGTTCGGCTTCGCCCCGGGCCATACGGCGGGGGACAACGTGGCGGCGCAGACGGGCGTGGAGGATTCGCTGCTGTCGCGCTACCGGAAGCTCATCCAGGTGCGGCACGCCACGGAGGCGCTGAGCCGGGGAGGGCTTCAGGTGCTCTCCGCCACCACGGGCCAGGCCACCACGCTGGCCTTCGTGCGCACGCTGGGGGACACGCAGGTGCTGGTGGTGCACAACGTCTCGGACTCGGGCGCGTCCGTGGGGCCGCTGGCCCTGCCGGGCACCACGGCCGAGGTGCTGTTCGCGGATCCCCAGGTGGGGAGCCTGACCCGCGCCGCGGACGGGTGGCAGGTGAGCCTGTCCGGCCGCGGCACGGGCATCTGGCGGCTTCAGCCCTGA
- a CDS encoding iron-containing alcohol dehydrogenase, which produces MRGGEVSGLGFEFATATRIVFGAGRMAEAPEVIRALGGRRVLIVTGSTPARAAPLREGLDRLGLSTIVFRVEGEPTLEVVREGTATAIAAGCDGVVALGGGSVLDAGKAIAALAANGGDPLDYLEVIGRGRPLTHPSVPLVAIPTTAGTGSEVTRNAVLGAKEERVKASLRSPLMLPRVALVDPDLLAGAPAAVLSSSGLDALSQLIEPFVCSRANPLTDALAREGIRRSARSLRRAVLEELGAPEREDLALASLFGGLCLANAGLGAVHGFAAPAGGMFQAPHGAVCAALLAATLEVNLRAVRARAPEHPVLGRFQEVAALLTGRTEAQAEEGIIWVRELCQALSVPGLGRYGLTRAEVPLLVEKARAASSMKANPLVLTDEELTEIALRSL; this is translated from the coding sequence ATGCGGGGTGGTGAGGTGAGCGGCCTGGGGTTCGAGTTTGCCACCGCCACGCGCATCGTCTTCGGCGCGGGCCGCATGGCCGAGGCGCCCGAGGTGATCCGCGCCCTGGGCGGGCGCCGGGTGCTGATTGTCACCGGGAGCACGCCCGCGCGCGCGGCGCCCCTGCGCGAGGGGCTGGACCGGCTGGGGCTGTCCACCATCGTCTTCCGGGTGGAGGGCGAGCCCACGCTGGAGGTGGTGCGCGAGGGCACCGCCACGGCCATCGCCGCGGGCTGTGACGGGGTGGTGGCGCTGGGGGGCGGCAGCGTGCTGGACGCGGGCAAGGCCATCGCGGCGCTGGCGGCCAACGGCGGGGATCCGCTCGATTACCTGGAGGTGATTGGCCGGGGCCGGCCGCTCACGCACCCCTCGGTGCCGCTGGTGGCCATTCCCACCACGGCGGGGACAGGCTCGGAAGTCACCCGCAACGCGGTGCTGGGCGCCAAGGAAGAGCGGGTGAAGGCCAGCCTGCGCAGCCCGCTCATGCTGCCCCGGGTCGCGCTGGTGGATCCGGACCTGCTCGCGGGGGCGCCCGCGGCGGTGCTGTCCTCCAGTGGGCTGGATGCGCTCTCGCAGCTCATCGAGCCCTTCGTCTGCTCGCGCGCCAACCCGCTCACGGATGCGCTGGCCCGCGAGGGCATCCGCCGCTCGGCGCGCTCCCTGCGCCGCGCGGTGCTGGAGGAGCTGGGGGCCCCGGAGCGGGAGGACCTGGCGCTGGCCAGCCTCTTTGGCGGCCTGTGCCTGGCCAACGCGGGGCTGGGCGCGGTGCACGGCTTCGCGGCCCCGGCGGGCGGCATGTTCCAGGCGCCGCATGGCGCGGTGTGCGCGGCGCTGCTGGCGGCCACCCTGGAGGTGAACCTGCGCGCGGTGCGTGCGCGCGCGCCGGAGCACCCGGTGCTCGGGCGCTTCCAGGAGGTGGCGGCGCTGCTCACCGGGCGGACGGAGGCCCAGGCCGAGGAGGGCATCATCTGGGTGCGGGAGCTGTGCCAGGCGCTGAGCGTGCCGGGCCTGGGCCGCTACGGGCTGACGCGGGCCGAGGTGCCCCTGCTGGTGGAGAAGGCCCGGGCGGCCAGCAGCATGAAGGCCAACCCCCTGGTGCTCACGGACGAGGAGCTGACGGAGATCGCCCTCCGTTCGCTGTGA